One stretch of Rissa tridactyla isolate bRisTri1 chromosome 21, bRisTri1.patW.cur.20221130, whole genome shotgun sequence DNA includes these proteins:
- the RAB7B gene encoding ras-related protein Rab-7b isoform X2 gives MPRQGLSMDASKKVDLKIIIIGALGVGKTSLLHQYVHKRFYEDYRTTLGASILTKVLAVDNTPLKLQIWDTGGQERFRSMVSTFYKGSDGCMLAFDVTDRESFESLDNWRDDFLEKVIPREQDFPMVVLGNKIDICDRQVSKEIASAWCKEKDIPYFEVSAKNNINVAEAFETLAKQALATYKGIFESYLTDSIKLTPNDKPKKSCC, from the exons ATGCCCCGGCAG GGCTTGTCCATGGATGCTAGCAAGAAGGTGGATCTGAAGATAATTATCATAGGAGCTCTGGG CGTGGGCAAAACCTCCCTCCTGCACCAGTACGTGCACAAGAGGTTTTACGAAGACTACCGCACCACGCTGGGCGCCAGCATCCTGACCAAAGTCCTCGCGGTGGACAACACCCCCCTGAAACTGCAG ATCTGGGACACGGGGGGACAGGAGAGATTCCGGTCCATGGTGTCGACCTTTTACAAAGGCTCGGATGGCTGCATGCTGGCCTTTGACGTGACGGACAGGGAGTCCTTTGAGTCCCTGGACAACTGGAGAGATGACTTCCTGGAGAAGGTCATTCCGAGGGAGCAAGATTTCCCCATGGTTGTGCTGGGGAACAAAATAGACATCTGCGACCGGCAG GTATCCAAGGAGATCGCCTCAGCCTGGTGCAAGGAGAAAGACATCCCATATTTTGAAGTCAGCGCCAAGAACAACATCAACGTTGCAGAGGCTTTCGAGACCCTTGCAAAGCAGGCGTTAGCAACG tataaagGGATTTTTGAGAGTTATTTAACCGACTCCATCAAACTCACTCCCAACGACAAGCCcaagaagagctgctgctga
- the RAB7B gene encoding ras-related protein Rab-7b isoform X1 — translation MSRRGAPQPPSPGGGQAGISAGDGRPFLDPPLLPLPSAGRRLERSPEPRPSGRRMPRQGLSMDASKKVDLKIIIIGALGVGKTSLLHQYVHKRFYEDYRTTLGASILTKVLAVDNTPLKLQIWDTGGQERFRSMVSTFYKGSDGCMLAFDVTDRESFESLDNWRDDFLEKVIPREQDFPMVVLGNKIDICDRQVSKEIASAWCKEKDIPYFEVSAKNNINVAEAFETLAKQALATYKGIFESYLTDSIKLTPNDKPKKSCC, via the exons ATGTCACGGCGTGGGGCCCCGcagccgccttccccgggcggcGGGCAGGCAGGAATCAGTGCCGGGGACGGCCGCCCTTTCCTGgatcctcctctcctgcctcttccctctgcagGACGCCGGCTGGAACGGAGCCCAGAGCCTCGGCCGTCCGGCAGACGGATGCCCCGGCAG GGCTTGTCCATGGATGCTAGCAAGAAGGTGGATCTGAAGATAATTATCATAGGAGCTCTGGG CGTGGGCAAAACCTCCCTCCTGCACCAGTACGTGCACAAGAGGTTTTACGAAGACTACCGCACCACGCTGGGCGCCAGCATCCTGACCAAAGTCCTCGCGGTGGACAACACCCCCCTGAAACTGCAG ATCTGGGACACGGGGGGACAGGAGAGATTCCGGTCCATGGTGTCGACCTTTTACAAAGGCTCGGATGGCTGCATGCTGGCCTTTGACGTGACGGACAGGGAGTCCTTTGAGTCCCTGGACAACTGGAGAGATGACTTCCTGGAGAAGGTCATTCCGAGGGAGCAAGATTTCCCCATGGTTGTGCTGGGGAACAAAATAGACATCTGCGACCGGCAG GTATCCAAGGAGATCGCCTCAGCCTGGTGCAAGGAGAAAGACATCCCATATTTTGAAGTCAGCGCCAAGAACAACATCAACGTTGCAGAGGCTTTCGAGACCCTTGCAAAGCAGGCGTTAGCAACG tataaagGGATTTTTGAGAGTTATTTAACCGACTCCATCAAACTCACTCCCAACGACAAGCCcaagaagagctgctgctga
- the CTSE gene encoding cathepsin E, which translates to MEYFGQISIGTPPQNFTVVFDTGSSNLWVPSVYCVSKACAAHTKFQPSQSSTYQAVGTPFSIQYGTGSLTGVIGSDQVAVEGLTVSNQQFAESVSEPGKAFLDAEFDGILGLAYPSLAVDGVTPVFDNMMAQNLVELPMFSVYMSTNPESSLGGELLFGGFDPSRFTGTLNWVPVTQQGYWQIQLDNIQVGGTVAFCANSCQAIVDTGTSLITGPTKDIKELQSSIGAMPVDGEYAVECSNLNVMPDVTFTINGLPYTLSAQAYTLMEYSDGMAFCTSGFQGLDIAPPAGPLWILGDVFIRQFYSVFDRGNNRVGLAPAVP; encoded by the exons ATGGAGTATTTCGGGCAGATTTCCATCGGGACCCCCCCCCAGAACTTCACCGTGGTATTCGACACGGGCTCCTCCAACCTCTGGGTGCCGTCCGTCTACTGCGTCAGCAAAGCCTGCG ctgcgCACACCAAGTTTCAACCATCGCAGTCCAGCACGTACCAGGCGGTAGGGACCCCCTTCTCCATCCAGTACGGGACCGGCAGCTTGACGGGGGTCATCGGATCTGACCAAGTAGCC gtcGAGGGTCTCACCGTGAGCAACCAGCAGTTTGCAGAGAGCGTCAGCGAGCCGGGAAAAGCCTTCCTGGATGCCGAGTTTGATGGGATCCTGGGGCTGGCTTACCCCTCCCTGGCTGTGGACGGGGTCACCCCCGTCTTCGACAACATGATGGCACAAAATCTGGTGGAGCTGCCCATGTTCTCCGTCTACATGAGCAC gAATCCCGAATCCTCCCTGGGAGGAGAGCTGCTCTTTGGTGGCTTTGACCCCTCCCGCTTCACGGGGACCTTGAACTGGGTGCCGGTCACCCAGCAAGGCTACTGGCAGATACAGCTGGACAA catcCAGGTGGGTGGGACAGTGGCTTTCTGCGCGAACAGCTGCCAGGCCATCGTGGACACCGGGACGTCGCTCATCACAGGTCCCACCAAGGATATAAAAGAACTGCAAAGCTCCATTGGTGCCATGCCTGTGGACGGAGAG TACGCCGTGGAGTGCAGCAACCTCAACGTGATGCCCGATGTGACCTTCACCATCAACGGGCTCCCCTACACGCTCAGCGCCCAGGCCTACACCCTCATG GAGTACAGCGACGGCATGGCCTTCTGCACCAGCGGCTTCCAGGGGCTGGACATCGCCCCGCCCGCCGGACCCCTCTGGATTCTGGGCGACGTTTTCATCCGTCAGTTTTACTCTGTCTTTGATCGTGGAAATAACAGGGTGGGGTTGGCCCCCGCCGTCCCTTAG